One window of the Prinia subflava isolate CZ2003 ecotype Zambia chromosome 25, Cam_Psub_1.2, whole genome shotgun sequence genome contains the following:
- the LOC134561976 gene encoding filamin A-interacting protein 1-like has translation MVVDEQQRLTEQLNQQSKKIQELTTSTEQAHEKLTFAEAKIQEEKQRSSRLEAEIRSQSSKGSQDQEAMMAKLTNEDSQNRQLRLKLTTLSRQIDELEETNKSLRKAEEELQDLRDKINKGECGNATLMNEVEELRKRLLEMEGKDEELIKMEDQCRELNRKLEKEASQSKSLKGEVDKLNKRIMELEKLEDAFNKSKQECYSLKCNLEREKMLTKQLAHELDGLKARVGELEAIESKLEKTEFTLKEDLTKLKSLTVMLVDERKTMGEKIKQTEEKLQAATSQLQVEQNKVMSVTEKLMEESKKALKSKSDAEEKMSSVTKERDELKNKLRAEEEKGSDLVSKVNILSKRLQSLEDVEKEFLKNKRKESTKSSTSLQQENNIIKELSQEVERLKQKLNEMKSVEDDLMKTEDEFESLERKYVSERDRAKLLSEELEAVKMELARYKLTEKAESNQEHLFKRLKEEEAKSSHLSREVDALKEKVHEYVATEDLICHLRGDHTVLQKKLLQQENKNRELAREMENLTKELERYRSFSKNIRPGLNGKKIPDVQVFSKEIQTDPADNEPPDYKTLMPLERTVVNGQLYEDSDNEEEQTVSFKSNSSTTNAANKKLWIPWMKSKESHPQNGKIHTKQNGNCAQTGDLVLSHTPGQPLHIKVTPDHGHNTATLEITSPTTESPHSYTSTAVIPNCGTPKQRITIIQNASLTPVKSKAGEGYMTPEHVISPITMTTYARSQTPESCGSLTPERTMSPLALPGSSSQEQTLSSEPLEMGAKHAVFRVSPDRQSSWQFQRSNSTGSSVITTEDNKIHIHLGSPYVQALTNSKPISPCNAVQDNRTPPLANGLPTKPTNKITSSITITPTATPLPRQSQITITNTFRRSIPTRIPKPKPASTTKAPGKTPAGHLNKPLQDSPSGKIRIVRTVSKACLQSGGRRVHSNSLNGSTDNTWENSLHIGVSLRTAKS, from the exons ATGGTAGTGGATGAACAGCAAAGACTCACTGAGCAGTTGAAtcaacaaagtaaaaaaattcaagaaTTAACCACTTCTACAGAACAAGCACACGAAAAGCTGACTTTTGCTGAGGCAAAAATTCAAGAAGAGAAGCAAAGATCCAGCAGGCTGGAGGCTGAAATTCGCTCCCAGAGCAGTAAGGGTTCCCAAGACCAAGAAGCAATGATGGCCAAACTAACCAATGAAGACAGTCAGAATCGCCAGCTCCGGCTAAAATTAACAACTCTCAGCCGGCAAATCGATGAGCTGGAAGAGACCAACAAATCTCTGCgaaaagcagaagaggaatTGCAAGACCTAAGGGATAAGATAAATAAGGGAGAGTGTGGGAATGCCACACTTATGAATGAAGTAGAAGAACTTCGGAAACGACTGCTGGAGATGGAAGGAAAAGATGAAGAGCTCATAAAAATGGAAGATCAGTGCAGAGAACTTAATAGAAAGTTAGAAAAAGAAGCATCACAGAGCAAGAGCCTTAAAGGGGAAGTTGATAAACTTAATAAAAGAATTATGGAACTGGAGAAACTAGAAGATGCTTTCAACAAGAGTAAACAAGAATGTTACTCCCTGAAATGCAacctagaaagagaaaaaatgttaacAAAACAGTTGGCCCATGAGCTGGATGGTTTAAAAGCTAGAGTTGGCGAGCTTGAAGCAATTGAAAGCAAGTTAGAGAAAACTGAGTTTACACTTAAAGAAGATTTAACAAAGCTGAAGAGTTTAACAGTGATGCTTGtggatgaaagaaaaacaatgggtgaaaaaataaagcaaacagaagaaaagctgcaagCTGCAACTTCTCAGCTTCAAGTGGAACAAAATAAAGTCATGTCGGTTACAGAAAAGCTGATGGAGGAAAGTAAAAAGGCACTGAAATCAAAATCtgatgcagaggaaaaaatgtccAGTGTTACAAAAGAAAGAGAtgaactgaaaaacaaactcagagcagaagaggagaaaggaagtGATCTTGTTTCCAAAGTGAATATTCTAAGTAAAAGGCTTCAGTCTCTGGAAGATGTTGAAAAAgagtttcttaaaaataaacGTAAGGAGAGTACTAAATCTAGCACCTCcttgcagcaggaaaacaacatAATCAAAGAGCTTTCTCAAGAAGTTGAGAGGCTTAAGCAGAAGCTCAACGAAATGAAGTCTGTAGAAGATGATCTTATGAAAACTGAAGATGAATTTGAGTCTCTAGAACGAAAGTATGTTAGTGAACGGGACAGAGCCAAGCTCCtctcagaggagctggaggctgtgAAAATGGAATTGGCGAGGTATAAATTAACAGAAAAGGCAGAATCCAATCAGGAGCACCTTTTCAAGAGACTCAAAGAAGAGGAAGCTAAATCGAGCCACCTTTCCAGAGAAGTAGATGCACTGAAAGAGAAAGTTCATGAATACGTGGCAACAGAAGACCTAATCTGTCACCTGCGAGGTGATCACACAGTCTTGCAGAAGAAACTCCtccagcaagaaaacaaaaacagggaGTTAGCAAGGGAAATGGAAAACCTCACAAAAGAACTGGAGAGGTACAGATCCTTCAGCAAGAACATCAGGCCCGGTCtcaatggaaagaaaattccaGATGTGCaagttttttctaaagaaatccaaACAGATCCAGCCGACAATGAACCACCCGATTACAAAACCCTCATGCCTTTAGAGCGAACTGTCGTAAATGGGCAGCTCTATGAAGACAGTGATAACGAGGAGGAACAAACAGTGTCTTTCAAAAGCAACTCGTCCACCACAAACGCCGCAAACAAAAAATTATGGATCCCTTGGATGAAGTCCAAAGAGAGCCATCCTCAAAATGGAAAGATACACACGAAGCAAAATGGAAACTGTGCACAGACTGGAGATCTAGTGCTAAGCCATACGCCTGGCCAACCCCTTCACATAAAAGTAACTCCAGACCATGGACACAACACAGCAACCCTTGAAATAACCAGTCCTACCACTGAAAGCCCTCACTCCTACACAAGCACAGCAGTTATACCCAACTGTGGCACTCCAAAGCAAAGAATAACCATTATTCAAAACGCCTCCTTAACACCTGTAAAATCAAAAGCAGGAGAAGGTTACATGACCCCAGAGCATGTAATTTCTCCTATTACTATGACTACTTATGCAAGATCTCAGACTCCAGAATCATGTGGTTCTTTAACTCCTGAAAGAACAATGTCCCCTTTGGCTTTACCAGGCTCAAGTTCTCAGGAACAAACACTCTCCTCGGAGCCTTTGGAAATGGGAGCCAAGCATGCTGTGTTTAGAGTATCCCCAGACAGGCAGTCATCGTGGCAGTTTCAGAGATCTAACAGTACGGGATCAAGTGTAATAACTACTGAGGATAACAAAATCCACATTCATTTAGGAAGTCCTTATGTCCAAGCTCTCACCAATTCCAAGCCCATCAGCCCTTGCAATGCAGTGCAAGACAACAGAACTCCACCTCTAGCTAATGGCCTACCCACTAAGCCCACCAATAAAATCACCAGCAGTATTACTATCACACCAACAGCCACTCCTCTTCCACGGCAATCACAAATTACA ATTACCAATACGTTCCGTCGTTCGATCCCAACTCGGATCCCCAAACCCAAGCCTGCAAGCACAACCAAAGCACCTGGCAAAACTCCTGCTGGGCACCTCAACAAACCACTCCAAGACAGCCCTTCTGGAAAGATACGCATTGTAAGGACCGTGTCTAAAGCGTGCCTTCAAAGTGGAGGGAGAAG AGTGCATTCCAACAGTCTAAATGGCTCAACTGATAATACGTGGGAAAACTCCTTACACATAGGCGTTTCTTTAAGAACTGCCAAATCCTAA